The nucleotide sequence CGGATGTGCTGAAGCAGGTGAACAGCAAGAAAAGCCAGCCCGACAACTTCAGCCAGGCCGATATGCTGCTCACCATGGCTACGGCGCTGGACTTCGACGAGAAAAACAAGAGCAAGGCGCCAACCGAGCGGCTTGTTGAAAAGCTTAGCTCGCTGTGCCAGGGGTTAGCAGAGGGCAAGCCCGAGCAGCAGGAAGGCTTCGTGTGGCAATACTACGTGCCGTACTTCGTGGCTATGGAAAAGCAGGGCCATCTGCCGGCACTGGCCTACACCGTGCAAGCGTCGCGCGCCGAGGCCACGCCGGACGTGAAAGCCTGGCTTAGCGCCCACCCCACGCAGGTGCAGGCGCTGCAGGAATGGTCGCGCACCTACATCTGGCCGAAGTAGCCGCTACCCGCGCAACTGCTCGCGACCGTAGTCGTTGCGGTCCAGCACCTGCTCTACAAACAGCGCCTTGTTGGGTAGCTGCAGCAGCGCCGCGTGAATGGCGGCCGGCACGCCCGTGTAGCGCACCAGCCCGCCGTGGCGGTATTCAATTTCCAGCGTCTGCGTGGCGGCCTCGTAGCCCACGGCTTTCAGGGAAGTAGAACGGACGGGGCGGCGCTGCATAGGATAGATGGTTTTAAGCTGTTAATTTTTAGCTATATAGTTGTCAACTCTTGGCAACAAACAACCAGCCTCACGCCGCTGGTTTTTTCTGTGCTGCCGATGCTTTCTTGCCGGCTACGGGGGCGGCCAGTTTGCCGGGGTTGTCGGCCAGGAACTTGCCCCAGCTTTTGCCGCCGGCTTTCACGTTGTTGCCCTTCTGGTAGTGGTGGCACATGGCCACGGCCAGCGCGTCGGTGGCGTCCAGGAACTTGGGCGCTTCTTCGATGGGCGGCAGCTTCAGGGTCTGGCGGAGCATGTGGGCCACCTGCTCTTTGCTGGCGTTGCCGGAGCCCGTTACGGCCTGCTTGACCTTGGTGGGCGCGTATTCCACGTACGGAATCTGGCGGGCCAGGCAGGCGGCAATGGCCACGCCCTGGGCCCGGCCCAGCTTGAGCATGCTTTGCACGTTCACCCCAAAAAACGGCGCTTCGATGGCCAGCTCGTCGGGCAAGTGCTCGTCGATGAGCTCGGTCATGCGCTCGAAGATGCGCTTGAGCTTGAGGGCGTGGTTGGTGCCCAGCTTGCGCATGTCAATCACGTCGTACTCCAGCATGCGCACCCGCTGGCCCTGCACCTCAATCACGGCGTAGCCCATCAGGTTGGTGCCGGGGTCGACGCCCATGATAATCTTGGGCAGCAGGTCGGTAGGGGCGAGGGGCAGAATCATGGGCGAGGCAAACGGGGCAGAGAATCCGGGCGAAGCAAGGCGGGCGTTGATTTTCGTCGGTAACTTGCCGCCTTCAACCGAAAGCGCCTCCTCCACTTGCCCCGGCATCTACAAAACTACGTCCAAAAGCCGGAAAAAAAGCCGGCCACTGCCACCCGCCGGGGGCAGGGGCTGGTGGTGGCGGGCAAGCTGCTCATCACGGCCCTCACGCTGGGACTGCTCTATCACTCGGTATTTGCTGATGGCGCCACGGCGGCGGCCTGGCGCGGCCTGCTGGCGGCCACCTTCACCGGGGCCGGCCGTGGGCCGGTGCTGCTGGCGCTGGCGCTGGTGCCCGTGAACTGGGGCGTGGAGGCCTGGAAATGGTGGCGCCTGGCCCGGCACCTGGAGCTGGTATCGTTCCGGCGCAGCTTCCGGGCGGTGCTGGTGGGCCTCACGCTGGGCTTCGTCACGCCCAACCGCGTCGGCGACTACGCCGGCCGCATCATCGAGCTCAAAAGCCGCCGCCTCGATGCGCTGGGGGCCGTGTTTCTGGGCCGCTACGCCCAGCTGGTGGTCACGGTGCTGGCCGGCACGGCGGGCCTGCTGTACTTTCTGCTGCGGTTTTATTTGCGCGGCTACCCGGCCAGCCAGCTGGGCGCCGTGGTGGCGGCCGTGCTGCTGAACGCGGCCGTGCTGCTGCCGCTCTACCGCTCGCGGCTGCTGCTGGCCGTGCTGATGGCGGTGCGGCCGTTGCAGCGGTTCCGGCGGTTTCTGGCCGTAATGCCCACCTACCGGGCGCCGGCCATTCATGCGGTGCTGGCGTTGTCGGGGCTGCGGTACGCGGTGTTCTGTGCCCAGTTTGGGCTGTTGCTAAAGGCCTACGGCACCCAGGCGGCGCTGGGGCCGGGCGCGGCCGCGGTGGCGGGCACGTTTCTGCTCAAGTCGCTGGTGCCCTCGCTCAATGCCCTGGCCGATGTGGGCGTGCGTGAGTTGTCGGCCACGCACCTGTTTGGGCTGCTCGGCGAGCCAGCGCTGCCCGTACTGAGCGCCAGTCTCAGCCTCTGGATTCTCAATATTGCGTTGCCCAGCGCCACCGGGCTGTTGTTTGTGCTGCGCCTGAAAGTGCTGCGCAAGCGGCGCAAAGCTGATTCTTCCGCCCCAACGCCGCCCGCCGCATGAGCATACTCCTCGGGCTGCTATTGCTGGTTGCGCCGCTACTCTACGCGCTCCGCATGCTGCGTTTCCGCCAGGCCTGGCAGCAGCTGCCAGTCAGGAACCTGGATAGGGGAGAGGAGCTGGCGGGGCAGGCTAGTGGTGTCGGAAGCAACCAGCCGGCCGCGCCGCCGCGCTTCTCGGTGCTGATAGCCGCCCGCAACGAAGCCAACAACCTGCCGCACCTGTTGCAGGATCTAGCCAGCCAGACACTGCCGCTCGCCGAGTTTGAGGTGATTATCGTCGACGACCATTCCACCGATGCCACGGCCGCGCTGCTGACGGCGGCGGCCGGCAGCAGCCCGTTGCTGCTGCGTCCCGTCCAGCTGGCCGCCTTGCCCGGAGCCGGAGTCGGGAAAAAAGCCGCCATTCAGGTAGCGCTGGCGCAGGCCCACGCCCCGTGGGTGGTCTGCACCGATGCCGACTGCCGCGTGGGGCCCGACTGGCTCCGCAGCTACGCCGCCCTGCTGGCAGAGGCCGGCCCGGAAGTGCGCTTCGTGAGCGGGCCAGTGCTGCTGACCGGGGCCAGTACGTGGCTGCAGCAGCTGTCGGGGCTGGAGTTTGCTGGGCTGGTGGGCACGGGCGGGGCCGGCATTGCGGCCGACACCCCCACCATGTGCAACGGCGCCAACCTAGCTTACCGCCCCGAAGCCTTCGCGGCCGTGCAGGGCTTCGCCGGCAATGAGCACCTGCCCAGCGGCGACGACGAATTCCTGCTGCACAAGCTCCACGCGGCCTTTCCGGGCAGCATCCGGTTTCTGAAGCACCCGGCCGCCATAGTGCGCACCGCCGGGCCGGCCACGCTGGCGGCGCTGCTGCAGCAGCGGGTGCGCTGGGCTAGCAAGTGGCGGCACTACCGGCACGCGCCCTCGCAGCAGCTGGCGGTGCTGGTGCTGCTGGCCAACGTGGCGCTGGCCGCCGGCCTGGCGGCGCTGTGCTGGCAGCCGGCGCTGGCGCCCTGGGTGGCCGCCGCCTGGGCACTCAAGCTGGGCGCCGACTACTGGTTTCTGGCGCCGGTGCTGCAGTTCCTGGGGCAGCGGCGCTGGCTGTGCTGGGTGCCGGTGCTGCAGCTGCTCTACGCGCCGTATGCGCTGCTGGTGGGGCTGGCCGGCCTGCGCGGCGGCTACGTCTGGAAAGGCCGGCCGGTGAAATAAAGGCCGGAATTAGGTTGGGTTTGTGGCCGCCGGGAGCGTACTTCAACAGGGCGGCCAATAGTGCGCTGCCTGCGTCGCACGTTGTTATTTAGTATGTAGTAGTTAGATATAAGTATTGAGTAGTTGGACTTGTCAACTGATTGTTTTGCAGTGGTTTGATAAAGGTCTGGATACTCAATACTCACGACTCAGTACTATAAAATAGTAGCGGCAAAGCGACGGTTACCTGTCCTATTTCACTATATCGATGAACCGAAACTGGTTGGAGCTGGTGTTTCCGGCGGCTATGGCGCTGCTGGTCGTCACGATTGGGGTGTTTATTCTGAGCATGACCGGGCTGCTGCATGAGGCAACGCCAAGCCTGGCAAACGACGTCTTGGAGCCGACGGAAGCGCCCTTGGCAGTTGACTCCGCTACGGCAAACGCCCCGCTGCCGCCCGGCGCCGACCCGGCCGCCATTGCCGCCGGCGACGCCCTCTTTAAGGGCAACTGCGCCCAGTGCCACGCCATCAACGACGTGGTAGTGGGCCCGGCGCTGGCGGGGCTCGCCAAACGCCGCCCCGAAAGCTGGCTGATTCCCTGGATCAAAAATTCCAGCAAAGTGGTAGCCAGCGGCGACGAGTACGCCGTGAAGATTTTCAACCAGTACCAGAAGCAGCAGATGCCCAGCTTCCAGCTCAGCGACGACGAAATCCGACAGATTCTGCTCTATGTTCGTTCGCAGGATGCCTTCGCCGGAACTGCCGGCCCAGGTTTGGTAGTAGTCGACTGACAAAAACCGCCGAATTGCGGGCGGGCTGCTACCTTTGGCTCCTGTTTCCGCCTTTGCCCTCCTCTCCGTGACTGACCCCGAATTCGATATTCTCGACGAGCTCTATTTCGTCACTCCTTTTGCCGCCCTGCGCCAGAAAACCGGCCTGCCGGCCGCCGAGCTGACCCAGCACCTGCGCAGCCTGCTCGAGCGCGGCCTCATCCGCAGCTACTGGCCCGACCCCGACACCGAGCTGGCCTACGAGGAAAGCTCGTTCGGGGCGCTCAGCCAGGATTGCCTGTTTCTGGCTTCCAAGGAAGGCCTGTTGCAGCACAACACCCGCTAGCCGTGGCCGGCTCCACGCTCACACGCACGCAAGCAACCACGGCCGGCGCCGCGGCCCGGTCGCCGGGCTACTACGTGCGGCAGCGGCTGCTCGGCAACCGCCCGGCCATGGCCGGGCTGGGCTTCATTATGCTGTGCTCCCTGATTGCGGTGCTGGGCTACTGGGTGCTGCCCGACAACTCGCCCAACGCCAACAACAGCTTGGTGCAGTTGCAGAAAGAACCACCCGGCTTCCAGGCCACGGTGCTGCGCCTGCCCATCCGGGACTCCCTGCGCTCGGCATCCGACAACATTTTCCGGAACTGGGCCTCGGGCCGCGCCCCGCGCTACCAGGAAGTGCCCATCGGCGGCTACCGCTTCCAGGGCGACTCCGTGTTCATCGAGCCCTACCAAAACCACTCAGCCTTGGCCGACAAGGCCCGCCGCTATTCACTGGCCGAGGTGGCGGGGCAACCCGGCACCCGCGCCGAGCTGCAGCAGCTGGTTGCGCAGGAGCGCATCGGGCCGCGCACCTACTGGCTGGGCACCGACAAATCGGGCCGCGACGAGCTGAGCCGGCTGCTGCTGGGCACCCGCGTCAGCCTCGGCATTGGGCTGGTGGCGGTGCTGATTTCGGTGGTGCTGGGCATGGCCGTGGGCGCCGTGGCCGGCTACGTGGGCGGCTGGCTCGACTCGCTGCTGCTGGGCGTGATGACCGTGGTGTGGAGCATTCCGGGCATCATGCTAGTTATTGCCATTTCGCTGGCCCTCGACAGCAAGGGCGTCTGGACCTCATTTGTGGCCGTGGGCCTCACCATGTGGGTGGACGTGGCCCGGGTGGTGCGTGGTCAGATGCTGAGCTTGCGCGAAAAAACCTTCGTGGAAGCCGGCCGCGTGCTGGGCCTGCCGCAAAGCCGCCTCATCATCCGGCACCTGCTGCCCAACATGACCGGGCCGCTGATTGTCATTGCAACCAGTAATTTTGCGGCGGCCATTCTGCTCGAAGCCGGCCTGAGCTTTCTGGGTTTGGGCGTGCAGCCGCCGGCCCCGTCGTGGGGGCTGATGGTGAACGAAGGCTTCCAGCTGCTGGGCACCGAAGCCGGCCTCTGGCTGACGCTGCTGCCCGGCCTAGCCATCAGCCTGCTGGTGCTCAGCTTCAACCTGCTCGGCAACGGCCTCCGCGACGCCTACGATCCTAAAACGCCTCTGAATGGTTGAAAGGACAGAGGATAAGGGATAAAGGATTACGGACAACTTCGGTATCGTATCCCTCACCCTTCCATCCCTCATCCTATATCCTTCATCCCTTATCCTTACTCCTCCATGCCCAACTCTACGCTCACCCCTGAAAAGCGCCTTTTCCTGAAAGACCGGGAACTAGGGGCCTTGCTGGAAATCACGCAGGCCATCAACCAGGACCACAGTGAGGGGGCCCTCTACAAAATCTTCCAGTTCACGCTGCTCGGCCAGCTCAACATCCGGCGGCTGGTGCTCTACGTGAAGGAAGAGGGCCAGTGGCAGTGCGTGGTGTCGTTTGGGGCGATGCTACCCGATTTCCGGCGGGTTTCGCTGCCTGAATCGGTGCTGCGCGGCACGGGCGGGCAGCCGGCTGCCCTGGCCGGTATGGGCCTGGGTACGGAGTGGAGCATGCTGGAAGCGGTGATTCCGGTGGTGCGCAACGACGAGGTGGTGGCCTACGTGTTTATCGGCAACGTACACGAGGACTACGCCAGCGGCGAGGCGGCCAAATTCCTGGAAACACTCAGCAACATTCTGCTCGGCGCCATCGATAACCGCCGCCTGGGCCGGCAGCGGGTGGCGGCGGCTGCCATGCGCAAGGAGATTGAAATTGCGCAGGAAGTGCAGACCATGCTGTTTCCACGCAAGCTGCCCAACGACGCCCACGTGGCCGTGGCCGCGTCCTACGTGCCCCACACGGCCGTCGGTGGCGACTACTACGATGTGGTGGACATCGACGCCAACCGCTTCCTGTTCTGCGTGGCCGACGTATCGGGCAAAGGCGTGGCGGCATCGTTGCTGATGTCCAACTTCCAGGCCGGGCTGCGCACGCTGCTCCGCCAGCAGGTTGATCTGGCTACCATCGCGCAGGAGCTCAACAACCTGATTTTCCGCAATGCCGGCGGCGACAAGTTCATCACCGTGTTCTTCGGTGTCTACGACCGCGCCAGCCGCGTGCTGCAATACGTGAATGCCGGCCACAACGACCCCCTGCTAGTGTTCGACTCGGGCCAGGTGGAGCGCCTGCGCGAGGGCACCATCATGCTGGGCGTGATGGACGAGCTGCCGGGTCTGAAAGTGGGGGAGGTGCACATTCCCGGCCGCGCCCTGCTGCTCAACTACACCGATGGCCTGACCGAAGTGTTCGACGCCAACCAGGAAGAGTTCGGCGAAGAAGGCATCCTGGCTCTGCTGGCCCAGAACCGCTACTTGCCCCTCAAGCGCCTGCACGAAGAGCTGCTGGCCTCTATAAAAGCCTACAACGTCAACGGCAGCCAGTTCGCCGACGACGTGACGATTCTGAGCTGCCGGTTTAAGTAGGGCCATAAGGCCGTCATGCAGAGCGGAGCGAAGCAGTTCGCCAGTGTGGTAGAATCAATACACTAGCGAACTGCTTCGCTCCGCTCTGCATGACGGCCTTGCGGCCTTAATCTTATGGGGCCTTACTTTGCCTTCCCCGCCACGAAGTTGAGGCCGAAAAACAGGTTTTCCTTGAGCAACGAGTTGCTGCGCCAGAGGCGGCCTTCGCGGGCCATGAGCTGCTGGGAGTTGCCGTCTTTGAACATGAACGGCGGAAACAGGCGGATGTACTGCACGTCGGCGGGGTAGATGTGCAGGTGCTGCTTGGCTAGTTCGCGGCGCCAGGTGGCCAGGTCGCGGATGTTCTCGTTGCCAAGCAGGATGTTCTTCTGCAGTTGCTCGTCGTAGATTTCGATGATGCGCTTGTTGCCGCGACGCAGGTACAGCTTCAGGTTCTGCACCACGTTGCCGCCGTTTTCCTCCACGATAATCAGGTTGCCGGCCGGCTTCAGGGCCGAGTGGAAGATGCGCAGCGCATCCTGCAGCGGCTCTAGGTGGTGCAGCGTGTCCTGGATGATGACGTGGTCGTAGGAGGCCGGCGCCGGGGGCGAGTCGAACAGGTTTTCGTAGCTGTAGGTGAAGCCCGACACGTCGCCGAACTGCGACCAGTATTTCAAGCGCTCCGGAATGTGCTTGAAGTAGAACTCCAGAGTGGTGCCGTGCACCTTGTAGCCGTTGAGGGCCAGGAAAATAGCGGTGGTGCCGTAGCCGCAGCCGCAGTCCCAGATGGCGGCCTCGGTGCTGGGCAGGTGGTCGAGGATGTAGTGCAGGCGCTGCGTGACGTAGGACTTGCGGAACTCGAAGCTGGCCGGATTCTCTAGAAACTTATAGTAGCTGGTCAGATGCTGATTGCTGCGTAGTTCGTCCAGAAACAGCTCAAAGAATTCGTTAACGGTCATTGTCAGTGGCAAAAGAAGGGAAATAGGTGCGGGCACTGCTGCCTTTGGCGAAGGTACAGGCTAGAGATATTAGTTGTTAGTAGCAGGTTGATAGTTGTTGGTTGTCAGTTACCCGTTGTCAGGTCGTGCGAGTTCTTTTCACTGACAGCTAGCAACGAAAAACTACACTAACCGGGCCTGCTCGTTGTCTTCCACCCATAGCTGCACCCGAATCAGGATGGCCAGGGAGATGTAGTAGAAGGAGCCGATTTTATCGACCTCCACCAGCTCATTCAGCAGCAGGTGAAACACGGTGATGACCAGCGACAAGCCGGCGGCCATCACGAGGCGGCGGTGCTGGGCGGTCTGGGCGCGGTGGTAAAGGCGCTCCACGAGCAGCAGCGCCGTGAACACCAGCGCCACAAACAGCAGAAAGCCCGGCACGCCCTGCTCGGCCAACTGCAGCAGGAAGTAGTTGTGGGTGGTCGACTTTTCTGGGTTGTCGCTCACGTAGGTGCGGAAGCTGCGCACGGTGTAGCGCTTGTACTCGGGGTAGAACGTGGAGGGGCCGCTGCCGGTCAGAGGCTTGTCGGCAATCATGTGGGCCGCCGCCACCCAGCGGTACACTCGCTCCATGCCCGACACGTCCTGCAGTTTGTAGGTGGCCTCCAGGTGCTTCTCGAAGTTGCCGCCGTTGAAGATGGTTTTCTCAAATTCCGGCGCGTACAGCATATAGGTGTTGTCGCGAACGAAATAGGCCGTGGTGAGCAGCGTGCCCACGCTGGCCACAATCAGCACCACCCGCGTCAGGCGTAGCCGGATGATGCCGTAGTACAGCCCGGCCACCACCAACGATAACATGGAGGCGCGGGTATAGGAGAGCAGCACGCCGCCCACCGCCACCAGCACCACCGCGTACCAGAGCCAGCGTGCGCCGCGGGAAGTGGCGTCGCGGGCGGCGTAGAAGGCCAGCGGTACCAGCAGCGCCGCCGTGGCCGCGTACAGCACGTGGTTGTGGTAGAAGGGCTGAATGGCCCAGTTGATGGAATCGAAGCCGAAGCCCTTGGCGGCGTGGCGCAGCATGGTGTACACCACGGTAGCGCACACACCCGCGGCAAACAGCGCTACTATCCGCCAGATATCCTGGGGGCGGCGCACCACGGCTAGCGTCACGAACACGAAGGGCACGATGTACCATGTCTTGGCCAGCAGGTATTTCACCGACTTGAGCGTGTTCACGGAAAACGCCGTGCTCACCACCGACCACAGTAGCGCCAGCCCCATCAGCACCACCAGCGGGTGCGTCCAGACGCGGGCCGGCACCTGGCTCCGGCCCAGCAGCACGCTCACCACAAAGCACACCAGCAGCACCAGCAGCAGCGGCTCTGAGGGCACGTCCATGCTCAGGCCGCCGGGCAGCGCCACTTCCACCGAGAAGGCCAGCGTGGCCAGCAGAATGTAGTACACCCAGCGCCAGTCCACGAGCAGCACCGCCACGCCCAGCGCCGCCACCGGCAGCGCCAGCCAACCCGACGAGCGCAGCATCGCCGCCGCCCCACAGCTCAGCAACAGCCCCACAAACGCCATAAATAGGCGCTGGTCGGTGAAGTGCGGCCGCAGAGAGGACAGGGGTTTCATGTAGGGCTTAGGGCTTATTGCCTGGGGCTTAGGGCTTGGTGATAGGAGGTTAAGCTGATGAATAACCTAAGCCTTAAGCCCTAACAACTAGTTCTTAATCGACAGATTGCCGCGGTAGAGCTCCAGCAGGGTGATGAAGATGACGGCGAAGGCGAAGGTCACGAGCACCGACGACAGCACGATAAACCAGCGTACCGGCGCGGCTTTGCGGGTGGCAGGGTAGGCTTCCTGCACCACGTAGATACTGGAAATCTTGCCGCTGATGCTCAGGCTGGCCGATTCGTAGTCGCCACGGGCCTTGATGAGACGGGTCTGGATGTCGTTGAAGCGGGCGTAGAGCGTGTTCATCCGGTCGTTGCCGGCGGTGTAGCTTTCCAGGTTGAAGATGTTGCCGCCATCGGCGCGGGTGAGGGCACGCAGGGCGCGGCGCAGGCCGGCGGCCTTGCTGCTGTTGCCTTCGCCTTCGGCCCGGCGCAGCGCATTTTCGGTTTCGATGATTTCCTTGGCCAGATACCGGGATTCCAGGGCCAGGCCATACACGCCGTAGCGGCGGCGTCCGGCCAGCAGGCTGTCATAGGTGCTCTGGTATTCGCGCTCCAGGAAGCTGCGGCGCTGGTCGTAGAGGCCCAGCACCTTGCGGCGGTTGGCAAACGTGAGCTGCTGGTTGACGGAGTCGATGCTCTGCACCATGGCATTCACGATGCGGGCAGCCAGCACTTTGTCGGTGTCCAGGAAGGTCAGCTCAATGGCGTCCCGGTCGTTGTGGACGATGTTGAGGTTGCTGCTGAACTCGTTGAGGGCGGCGTTGTCGGCAATGTCGTCGCCGGCCT is from Hymenobacter yonginensis and encodes:
- a CDS encoding KTSC domain-containing protein, which translates into the protein MQRRPVRSTSLKAVGYEAATQTLEIEYRHGGLVRYTGVPAAIHAALLQLPNKALFVEQVLDRNDYGREQLRG
- the ruvC gene encoding crossover junction endodeoxyribonuclease RuvC; translation: MILPLAPTDLLPKIIMGVDPGTNLMGYAVIEVQGQRVRMLEYDVIDMRKLGTNHALKLKRIFERMTELIDEHLPDELAIEAPFFGVNVQSMLKLGRAQGVAIAACLARQIPYVEYAPTKVKQAVTGSGNASKEQVAHMLRQTLKLPPIEEAPKFLDATDALAVAMCHHYQKGNNVKAGGKSWGKFLADNPGKLAAPVAGKKASAAQKKPAA
- a CDS encoding lysylphosphatidylglycerol synthase transmembrane domain-containing protein, with product MPRHLQNYVQKPEKKPATATRRGQGLVVAGKLLITALTLGLLYHSVFADGATAAAWRGLLAATFTGAGRGPVLLALALVPVNWGVEAWKWWRLARHLELVSFRRSFRAVLVGLTLGFVTPNRVGDYAGRIIELKSRRLDALGAVFLGRYAQLVVTVLAGTAGLLYFLLRFYLRGYPASQLGAVVAAVLLNAAVLLPLYRSRLLLAVLMAVRPLQRFRRFLAVMPTYRAPAIHAVLALSGLRYAVFCAQFGLLLKAYGTQAALGPGAAAVAGTFLLKSLVPSLNALADVGVRELSATHLFGLLGEPALPVLSASLSLWILNIALPSATGLLFVLRLKVLRKRRKADSSAPTPPAA
- a CDS encoding glycosyltransferase is translated as MSILLGLLLLVAPLLYALRMLRFRQAWQQLPVRNLDRGEELAGQASGVGSNQPAAPPRFSVLIAARNEANNLPHLLQDLASQTLPLAEFEVIIVDDHSTDATAALLTAAAGSSPLLLRPVQLAALPGAGVGKKAAIQVALAQAHAPWVVCTDADCRVGPDWLRSYAALLAEAGPEVRFVSGPVLLTGASTWLQQLSGLEFAGLVGTGGAGIAADTPTMCNGANLAYRPEAFAAVQGFAGNEHLPSGDDEFLLHKLHAAFPGSIRFLKHPAAIVRTAGPATLAALLQQRVRWASKWRHYRHAPSQQLAVLVLLANVALAAGLAALCWQPALAPWVAAAWALKLGADYWFLAPVLQFLGQRRWLCWVPVLQLLYAPYALLVGLAGLRGGYVWKGRPVK
- a CDS encoding c-type cytochrome — its product is MNRNWLELVFPAAMALLVVTIGVFILSMTGLLHEATPSLANDVLEPTEAPLAVDSATANAPLPPGADPAAIAAGDALFKGNCAQCHAINDVVVGPALAGLAKRRPESWLIPWIKNSSKVVASGDEYAVKIFNQYQKQQMPSFQLSDDEIRQILLYVRSQDAFAGTAGPGLVVVD
- a CDS encoding MarR family transcriptional regulator yields the protein MTDPEFDILDELYFVTPFAALRQKTGLPAAELTQHLRSLLERGLIRSYWPDPDTELAYEESSFGALSQDCLFLASKEGLLQHNTR
- a CDS encoding ABC transporter permease; the encoded protein is MAGSTLTRTQATTAGAAARSPGYYVRQRLLGNRPAMAGLGFIMLCSLIAVLGYWVLPDNSPNANNSLVQLQKEPPGFQATVLRLPIRDSLRSASDNIFRNWASGRAPRYQEVPIGGYRFQGDSVFIEPYQNHSALADKARRYSLAEVAGQPGTRAELQQLVAQERIGPRTYWLGTDKSGRDELSRLLLGTRVSLGIGLVAVLISVVLGMAVGAVAGYVGGWLDSLLLGVMTVVWSIPGIMLVIAISLALDSKGVWTSFVAVGLTMWVDVARVVRGQMLSLREKTFVEAGRVLGLPQSRLIIRHLLPNMTGPLIVIATSNFAAAILLEAGLSFLGLGVQPPAPSWGLMVNEGFQLLGTEAGLWLTLLPGLAISLLVLSFNLLGNGLRDAYDPKTPLNG
- a CDS encoding PP2C family protein-serine/threonine phosphatase, encoding MPNSTLTPEKRLFLKDRELGALLEITQAINQDHSEGALYKIFQFTLLGQLNIRRLVLYVKEEGQWQCVVSFGAMLPDFRRVSLPESVLRGTGGQPAALAGMGLGTEWSMLEAVIPVVRNDEVVAYVFIGNVHEDYASGEAAKFLETLSNILLGAIDNRRLGRQRVAAAAMRKEIEIAQEVQTMLFPRKLPNDAHVAVAASYVPHTAVGGDYYDVVDIDANRFLFCVADVSGKGVAASLLMSNFQAGLRTLLRQQVDLATIAQELNNLIFRNAGGDKFITVFFGVYDRASRVLQYVNAGHNDPLLVFDSGQVERLREGTIMLGVMDELPGLKVGEVHIPGRALLLNYTDGLTEVFDANQEEFGEEGILALLAQNRYLPLKRLHEELLASIKAYNVNGSQFADDVTILSCRFK
- a CDS encoding class I SAM-dependent methyltransferase; the protein is MTVNEFFELFLDELRSNQHLTSYYKFLENPASFEFRKSYVTQRLHYILDHLPSTEAAIWDCGCGYGTTAIFLALNGYKVHGTTLEFYFKHIPERLKYWSQFGDVSGFTYSYENLFDSPPAPASYDHVIIQDTLHHLEPLQDALRIFHSALKPAGNLIIVEENGGNVVQNLKLYLRRGNKRIIEIYDEQLQKNILLGNENIRDLATWRRELAKQHLHIYPADVQYIRLFPPFMFKDGNSQQLMAREGRLWRSNSLLKENLFFGLNFVAGKAK
- a CDS encoding O-antigen ligase family protein, which encodes MKPLSSLRPHFTDQRLFMAFVGLLLSCGAAAMLRSSGWLALPVAALGVAVLLVDWRWVYYILLATLAFSVEVALPGGLSMDVPSEPLLLVLLVCFVVSVLLGRSQVPARVWTHPLVVLMGLALLWSVVSTAFSVNTLKSVKYLLAKTWYIVPFVFVTLAVVRRPQDIWRIVALFAAGVCATVVYTMLRHAAKGFGFDSINWAIQPFYHNHVLYAATAALLVPLAFYAARDATSRGARWLWYAVVLVAVGGVLLSYTRASMLSLVVAGLYYGIIRLRLTRVVLIVASVGTLLTTAYFVRDNTYMLYAPEFEKTIFNGGNFEKHLEATYKLQDVSGMERVYRWVAAAHMIADKPLTGSGPSTFYPEYKRYTVRSFRTYVSDNPEKSTTHNYFLLQLAEQGVPGFLLFVALVFTALLLVERLYHRAQTAQHRRLVMAAGLSLVITVFHLLLNELVEVDKIGSFYYISLAILIRVQLWVEDNEQARLV
- a CDS encoding GumC domain-containing protein; its protein translation is MSSRSYSLLGLWPVINRWKYLVLGAVALAFVVSAVVALLMPNVYKSTSVFYPTNPNTTDPDRIVTEGGKLELGGRNEDLDRVITIGQSQPVAEGIIRRFKLHEHYGVGQAGDDIADNAALNEFSSNLNIVHNDRDAIELTFLDTDKVLAARIVNAMVQSIDSVNQQLTFANRRKVLGLYDQRRSFLEREYQSTYDSLLAGRRRYGVYGLALESRYLAKEIIETENALRRAEGEGNSSKAAGLRRALRALTRADGGNIFNLESYTAGNDRMNTLYARFNDIQTRLIKARGDYESASLSISGKISSIYVVQEAYPATRKAAPVRWFIVLSSVLVTFAFAVIFITLLELYRGNLSIKN